In Candidatus Vesicomyosocius okutanii, one DNA window encodes the following:
- the rdgB gene encoding RdgB/HAM1 family non-canonical purine NTP pyrophosphatase, translating into MKKIILASNNQGKIKEFNTMLRGIYQVISMKDKQIKEVPEVGLTFVENALIKARNSSEQSGLPALADDSGIVIDALGGNPGIYSARYANCHGDDEANIQKVLIDMKDVVDGERTGRFWCAIVFVEYASDPTPIIIQQSWEGEILREKIGNNGFGYDPIFYVPIYNCTSAELSFVTKNKISHRGKALSALLKVLKKN; encoded by the coding sequence ATGAAAAAGATTATTCTTGCTAGCAATAACCAAGGCAAAATCAAAGAGTTTAATACCATGTTAAGAGGTATTTATCAGGTTATATCCATGAAGGATAAGCAGATTAAAGAGGTTCCAGAAGTAGGACTAACCTTTGTTGAAAATGCACTAATTAAAGCACGAAATTCTAGCGAACAGTCTGGGTTACCAGCATTGGCTGATGATTCAGGTATTGTAATTGACGCATTGGGCGGTAATCCTGGTATTTATTCTGCACGTTATGCGAATTGTCATGGGGATGATGAGGCAAATATTCAAAAAGTATTAATTGATATGAAGGACGTAGTAGATGGTGAGAGAACTGGACGATTTTGGTGTGCTATTGTTTTTGTTGAATATGCCAGTGATCCAACGCCTATTATCATTCAACAAAGCTGGGAAGGCGAGATATTGCGTGAAAAAATAGGTAATAATGGTTTTGGTTATGACCCAATTTTTTATGTGCCAATCTATAATTGCACTTCTGCTGAGCTTTCATTTGTAACAAAGAACAAAATCTCTCACCGAGGAAAGGCTTTATCGGCGTTGCTTAAAGTACTCAAAAAAAATTAG
- the rpiA gene encoding ribose-5-phosphate isomerase RpiA, which translates to MTQDEMKFTVAQTALKYVIKNTIIGVGTGSTANFFIDALSTIKNNIKGAVASSKATAQRLENHGIRVFDLNKVTAISTYIDGADESDNNLNLIKGGGGALTREKIVAAVAHQFICIADESKLVSIMGSFPLPIEVIPMAANYVKNQISQKIGGIPEVRKDFITDNGNFILDIKDLKITNPKAMETKLNSIIGVVTNGLFANRGANVLLLGTPNGVKIITN; encoded by the coding sequence ATGACTCAAGACGAAATGAAATTCACTGTAGCACAAACCGCGCTCAAGTACGTAATAAAAAATACCATTATAGGCGTAGGAACCGGCTCTACTGCTAATTTTTTTATTGATGCGCTATCCACTATAAAAAACAATATTAAGGGAGCTGTTGCAAGTTCTAAAGCAACTGCACAGCGTTTAGAAAATCATGGTATTAGAGTATTTGACCTTAATAAAGTAACAGCCATTTCAACTTACATTGATGGTGCTGATGAATCAGACAATAATTTAAACCTTATAAAAGGTGGTGGTGGTGCACTAACACGAGAAAAAATTGTTGCAGCAGTGGCTCATCAATTTATTTGCATTGCCGATGAATCAAAATTAGTTTCGATTATGGGTAGTTTTCCACTACCTATTGAGGTTATTCCAATGGCAGCTAATTATGTTAAAAATCAGATAAGCCAAAAAATTGGTGGTATACCTGAAGTTAGAAAAGACTTTATCACTGATAATGGTAATTTTATTCTTGATATTAAAGATCTGAAAATCACTAATCCAAAAGCAATGGAAACAAAATTAAACAGTATTATTGGCGTAGTAACCAATGGACTCTTTGCTAATCGTGGTGCAAACGTTTTATTACTAGGTACACCAAATGGCGTAAAAATAATAACCAATTAA